One Ranitomeya variabilis isolate aRanVar5 chromosome 5, aRanVar5.hap1, whole genome shotgun sequence DNA window includes the following coding sequences:
- the LOC143776781 gene encoding shaker-related potassium channel tsha2-like, whose translation MTVVSGENVDETLVSLSALGQEGYDPERATQDCCERVVINISGLRFETQLRTLAQFPQTLLGDPRKRMRFFDPLRNEYFFDRNRPCFDAILYYYQSGGRLRRPVNVPVDIFLEEIKFYELGEEVIEIFRDDEGFIKEEERPLPDNDFQKQVWLLFEYPESSGPARGIAIVSVLIILISIVIFCLETLPEFREDTRTAGEHLLVNGTHAKKDSPFTDPFFLIETLCIIWFSFELLVRFFACPSKPAFFKNMMNVIDIVAIIPYFITLGTELAEQQGSNGQQAMSLAILRVIRLVRVFRIFKLSRHSKGLQILGKTLQASMRELGLLIFFLFIGVILFSSAVYFAETDDPESLFTSIPDAFWWAVVSMTTVGYGDMYPLTIGGKIVGSLCAIAGVLTIALPVPVIVSNFNYFYHRETDHEEQSQYTHVTCGQQPSSYGDLKKSESKQSFNKSDYMESEDLEDAKYPHYTPNQHYGEPKKLTEV comes from the coding sequence ATGACTGTGGTATCTGGAGAGAATGTGGATGAGACCCTGGTGTCCCTCAGCGCCCTGGGACAAGAGGGCTATGACCCTGAAAGGGCCACCCAGGACTGTTGTGAGAGGGTGGTCATCAATATCTCAGGTCTCCGCTTTGAGACCCAGCTGAGAACTCTTGCCCAATTCCCCCAAACCTTACTAGGGGACCCCAGGAAGAGAATGCGTTtctttgaccccctaaggaacgaaTACTTCTTTGATCGTAACCGACCTTGCTTCGATGCGATCCTGTATTACTATCAGTCGGGAGGAAGGCTTCGCAGACCTGTCAATGTCCCAGTTGACATCTTCTTGGAGGAGATCAAGTTTTATGAATTGGGAGAGGAGGTGATCGAGATCTTTCGGGATGATGAAGGCTTCATCAAGGAAGAAGAAAGACCACTGCCCGACAATGACTTTCAGAAACAGGTTTGGCTTCTCTTTGAGTATCCTGAGAGTTCAGGACCTGCTAGAGGGATCGCAATTGTCTCAGTCCTCATCATTCTTATCTCTATAGTCATCTTCTGCCTGGAGACACTTCCAGAGTTCAGGGAAGACACAAGGACTGCAGGTGAGCACCTCTTGGTCAATGGGACCCATGCCAAGAAGGACAGTCCTTTCACTGACCCTTTCTTCCTCATTGAGACTTTATGCATCATCTGGTTCTCCTTTGAACTCTTGGTGAGGTTCTTTGCTTGTCCCAGCAAGCCAGCTTTCTTCAAGAACATGATGAATGTCATAGACATTGTGGCCATCATTCCTTATTTCATCACCTTAGGGACCGAGTTGGCTGAGCAGCAAGGTAGCAATGGGCAGCaggcaatgtccttggctattttgAGGGTCATCCGCTTGGTGAGAGTTTTCAGGATCTTCAAGCTCTCCAGACATTCTAAAGGTCTCCAGATCTTAGGGAAGACATTGCAAGCCAGTATGAGAGAACTAGGTCTTCTCATCTTCTTCCTCTTCATCGGTGTCATCCTGTTTTCTAGTGCAGTGTATTTTGCAGAAACTGATGACCCCGAGTCTTTATTCACCAGCATTCCTGATGCTTTCTGGTGGGCAGTAGTGTCTATGACAACTGTTGGGTATGGAGATATGTACCCACTTACCATTGGTGGTAAAATAGTAGGTTCCTTGTGTGCTATAGCTGGAGTATTAACCATAGCCCTCCCAGTTCCTGTGATTGTCTCCAATTTCAACTACTTCTATCACAGAGAGACTGACCATGAAGAACAATCCCAGTATACCCATGTCACCTGTGGACAGCAACCTTCTTCTTATGGAGACCTGAAAAAGAGCGAGAGCAAACAATCTTTTAACAAATCGGATTATATGGAATCTGAAGATCTGGAGGATGCTAAATATCCTCATTATACCCCCAACCAACATTATGGAGAACCTAAAAAGTTAACAGAGGTATGA